In a genomic window of Wyeomyia smithii strain HCP4-BCI-WySm-NY-G18 chromosome 1, ASM2978416v1, whole genome shotgun sequence:
- the LOC129717526 gene encoding cytosolic endo-beta-N-acetylglucosaminidase yields MADESNLCEESHHVCQPIHTIEDLLQFEQNPVSWRNLVLPITPRSKSRYLGAEYQEIDFDDGAVEFVEDRDRPQVLLCHDFKGNYLADRYINGTTGGQWVDYRFYNWAAIDVFCYFSHHFVTIPTLQWLNCAHKNGVRVIGTFIIEGGNVMLLKEILQSEVFLRKVADALVTVAKVCQFQGWLLNIECTLESEKMPLLKQFVAYLTRRSHEQIPGSEIIWYDAITEQGVLSWQNELNSQNKSFFEACDGIFLNYTWTRQHLERSESIIRSRYPDRKLDVYVGIDVFGRGQKAKLDTHDTLAAIRKFEFSVAIFAPGWTFESLEESMRRDQLDQESSNLRFLKLNNRFWNLLWRYLFVRGPKQLPFYTSFCLGSGKLRNRLGKHESDSWFNLSRQWFQPSIPYTPPKENEHDNVGPVYWTHSFDTALDGGSCVKLEEAHPNCRLFACDFACDSDLIVSYAFQRSSAASADVCLLLKAYDRRYHNSLKIVCGSDECHVSGRKNEMKAHLLSVEDCRTLPKLKADIRLPAMTNINGWEIRYYYLAFKTLGQPVSIVDIGVEIWKDYPKDYILLGAISLQAGFPTSRTRVAKRTTVSFDM; encoded by the exons ATGGCAGATGAGAGTAATTTATGTGAAG AAAGTCACCACGTGTGTCAGCCGATTCACACGATCGAGGATTTGTTGCAGTTCGAGCAGAACCCCGTTAGTTGGAGAAATCTGGTGCTGCCGATAACGCCGCGATCCAAATCACGCTACCTAGGTGCAGAATATCAGGAGATCGATTTCGACGATGGTGCTGTTGAATTTGTAGAGGATCGTGATAGACCGCAGGTCTTGCTGTGTCATGATTTTAAGGGGAACTATCTGGCGGATCGATACATCAACGGTACCACCGGAGGGCAGTGGGTTGATTATCGGTTCTACAACTGGGCAGCGATTGACGTGTTCTGTTACTTTAGTCATCACTTTGTGACTATTCCGACCTTGCAGTGGCTGAATTGTGCCCACAAAAATGGAGTCAGAGTTATTGGAACGTTCATCATCGAAGGTGGGAATGTGATGCTGTTGAAGGAGATCCTCCAGTCGGAGGTGTTTCTGAGGAAGGTGGCCGATGCGCTTGTGACGGTGGCGAAAGTTTGTCAGTTTCAG GGCTGGCTACTGAACATCGAGTGTACTTTGGAATCGGAGAAGATGCCACTCTTGAAGCAGTTTGTGGCGTACTTAACTAGAAGGTCTCATGAGCAGATTCCTGGGAGTGAGATCATTTGGTATGATGCAATTACGGAGCAAGGAGTACTAAGCTGGCAGAACGAGTTGAACAGTCAAAATAAAAGCTTCTTCGAAGCTTGCGATGGAATATTTCTGAACTACACCTGGACAAGACAACACCTAGAGCGATCGGAGAGCATTATTCGGAGTCGTTACCCGGACCGTAAACTGGACGTCTATGTGGGCATTGATGTTTTCGGCCGGGGCCAAAAAGCCAAACTGGATACGCATGATACGCTGGCCGCGATTAGGAAGTTTGAATTCTCCGTAGCAATTTTTGCACCCGGTTGGACTTTCGAATCGTTGGAGGAATCAATGCGGCGGGATCAGCTCGATCAGGAAAGTTCCAATCTGCGGTTTCTAAAGCTGAACAATCGTTTTTGGAACCTTTTGTGGAGGTATCTTTTCGTTCGAGGACCTAAACAGCTTCCTTTCTATACCTCGTTTTGTCTCGGATCGGGCAAATTACGCAACCGGCTGGGCAAACACGAGTCGGATTCGTGGTTCAATTTGTCCCGTCAGTGGTTTCAACCGAGCATACCGTACACTCCACCGAAGGAGAATGAACACGACAATGTCGGTCCAGTTTACTGGACTCACAGCTTCGACACGGCATTGGATGGTGGTTCGTGCGTGAAACTCGAGGAAGCGCACCCGAACTGTCGTTTGTTTGCTTGTGATTTTGCGTGCGATTCGGATCTGATAGTGTCGTACGCGTTTCAGAGGAGCAGTGCCGCGAGTGCCGATGTTTGCTTGCTACTGAAGGCGTACGATCGGCGTTATCACAATTCGCTGAAGATAGTGTGCGGTTCAGATGAGTGCCACGTGAGCGGACGGAAGAATGAGATGAAAGCGCACTTGCTGAGCGTGGAAGATTGCCGCACGCTGCCAAAGTTGAAGGCTGATATAAGGCTTCCCGCTATGACTAACATCAACGGGTGGGAGATTAG GTACTATTACCTAGCCTTTAAAACGCTCGGACAGCCGGTTTCGATTGTTGATATTGGTGTGGAAATCTGGAAGGATTATCCGAAGGACTACATTCTGCTTGGAGCCATTTCGCTGCAGGCCGGCTTTCCGACAAGCCGCACTCGCGTCGCCAAGCGCACGACTGTGAGTTTCGACATGTGA